The genomic window AACACAATCTGGATCATTCTCTTTTGCTAGCATTATATAAAAACATGCTGAAAACTAGACTTATAGAAGAGAAGATGCTCGTTTTATTACGCCAAGGTAAAATTAGTAAATGGTTTTCGGGTATTGGCCAAGAAGCCATATCGGTAGGTGTAACAATGGCATTAAAGCCAAATGAATATATACTACCAATGCACCGAAACTTAGGGGTTTTTACTACGAGGAATATTCCGTTAAGGCGTTTATTTGCGCAATGGCAAGGCAAATTATCTGGTTTTACTAAAGGTCGAGACCGCTCTTTTCATTTTGGCACACAGGAGTATAAAATAATTGGAATGATTTCGCATTTAGGTCCGCAATTAGGTGTTGCCGATGGTATTGCATTAGCTTCTAAACTAAAAGATAAAAAAGAAGTTACAGTTGTTTTTACTGGTGAAGGTGGTACAAGCGAAGGTGATTTTCATGAAGCTTTAAATGTGGCCTCCGTTTGGCAGTTACCCGTTTTATTTTGTGTTGAAAATAACGGGTATGGTTTATCTACGCCAACAAATGAACAATATAATTGTGTTAATATTGCCGATCGCGGACAAGGTTATGGCATAGAATCGCATATTATTGATGGGAATAATATAGTTGAAGTTTATACTAAAGTGAATGAAATTGCTGAAAGCGTTCGGAATAATCCTCGACCTATTTTAATAGAATTTAAAACCTTTAGAGTACGCGGTCATGAAGAGGCAAGTGGTACTAAATATGTTCCTAATAAACTTCTAGAATCTTGGTCGAAAAAAGACCCTATCCATAATTTTGAATCGTTTTTAAAAGAAAATAATATTTTAGATGAAGAAGAAAACAAACGATTAAAAGATGAAATTTTAAATGAAATTAATGAACATTTAGATATTGCTTTTAATGAAGATAAAATTATTCCAAGTGTAGATAATGAAATAAATGATGTTTTTCAAATAGTTAAAAATGAGTCAATTAAATCAAGTGGTAATTCAAAAGAAATTCGTTTTATCGATGCTATTTCCGATGGTTTAAAACAAAGTATGCAGCGTTATGGGGATTTGGTTATTATGGGGCAAGATATAGCAGAATACGGTGGCGCATTTAAAATAACTCAAGGTTTTATTGAAGCCTTTGGAAAAGATAGAATAAGGAATACACCCATTTGCGAATCTGCTATAATTGAAACGGCTTATGGATTATCGATT from Algibacter sp. L1A34 includes these protein-coding regions:
- a CDS encoding thiamine pyrophosphate-dependent enzyme, with product MTSSHINYQEHNLDHSLLLALYKNMLKTRLIEEKMLVLLRQGKISKWFSGIGQEAISVGVTMALKPNEYILPMHRNLGVFTTRNIPLRRLFAQWQGKLSGFTKGRDRSFHFGTQEYKIIGMISHLGPQLGVADGIALASKLKDKKEVTVVFTGEGGTSEGDFHEALNVASVWQLPVLFCVENNGYGLSTPTNEQYNCVNIADRGQGYGIESHIIDGNNIVEVYTKVNEIAESVRNNPRPILIEFKTFRVRGHEEASGTKYVPNKLLESWSKKDPIHNFESFLKENNILDEEENKRLKDEILNEINEHLDIAFNEDKIIPSVDNEINDVFQIVKNESIKSSGNSKEIRFIDAISDGLKQSMQRYGDLVIMGQDIAEYGGAFKITQGFIEAFGKDRIRNTPICESAIIETAYGLSIAGIKSIVEMQFADFVSSGFNPVVNLLAKSYYRWNQNADVVIRMPCGGDVGAGPFHSQTNEAWFTKTPGLKVVYPAFPFDAKGLLTSAINDPNPVLFYEHKGLYRSLRQEVPVDYYTLPLGEAALIKTGTEITIVSYGAAVHWALETLNNNPNISADVIDLRTLQPLDLETIFNSVKKTGKVIILQEDSLFGGIASDISAEIMEHCFESLDAPVKRVASMDTPIPFIKDLEDQYLPKNRFEEALITLLNY